In Elaeis guineensis isolate ETL-2024a chromosome 1, EG11, whole genome shotgun sequence, a genomic segment contains:
- the LOC114912798 gene encoding uncharacterized protein — translation MAISESHLLGDSIIYLEARGVLASQVQPQVVVRIRPTNFYCWDDTLAIVPTTIHRFHLGHTPLFRALPVIFSFVAARIHGVYQPDCALCDVLLRLFSSRIAVQMTAVSALELLLHMGMLFRPSESNEDVRVMHEWMLENPPEEDEEMDGDVHDYVLSEGLDAGHGVPARGSCLECFTYGRGDGVREEECVICLMEFDAQAKVSRMPCSHTFHSWCIIRWLETSSLCPICRSQMPTASSN, via the coding sequence ATGGCGATTTCTGAGAGCCACCTTCTGGGGGATTCGATCATCTACTTGGAAGCCCGTGGAGTGCTCGCTTCACAAGTCCAACCCCAAGTCGTCGTCCGGATTCGCCCCACCAACTTCTATTGTTGGGACGACACCCTCGCCATCGTCCCCACCACGATCCATCGCTTCCATCTGGGCCACACCCCGTTATTCAGGGCTCTTCCGGTGATTTTCTCCTTCGTGGCAGCCCGCATCCATGGCGTCTATCAACCAGATTGCGCGCTTTGTGACGTCCTGCTGCGCCTCTTCTCCTCCCGAATCGCCGTGCAGATGACGGCTGTATCGGCGCTCGAGCTGCTCCTCCACATGGGCATGCTTTTCAGACCCTCTGAGTCCAATGAAGATGTCCGAGTCATGCATGAGTGGATGCTGGAGAATCCTCCGGAGGAAGATGAGGAGATGGATGGGGATGTGCATGATTACGTTCTTTCCGAGGGTCTCGATGCCGGCCATGGTGTGCCGGCGAGAGGTTCTTGTCTTGAGTGTTTCACATATGGCCGAGGAGATGGTGTTCGGGAGGAGGAGTGCGTGATATGCTTGATGGAGTTTGATGCCCAGGCGAAGGTGAGCAGGATGCCCTGTTCACATACCTTCCACAGCTGGTGCATCATCCGCTGGCTTGAGACAAGCAGCCTCTGCCCTATTTGCAGATCCCAGATGCCAACGGCCAGCTCCAATTGA